A single genomic interval of Corylus avellana chromosome ca10, CavTom2PMs-1.0 harbors:
- the LOC132162911 gene encoding protein SENSITIVE TO PROTON RHIZOTOXICITY 2-like, protein MLLGTTTSSFPNVPHGVEAYSMPDDVVSSSLEGNSAAESHPTSSLLYSFSILKDKVHQVQSLVSILISPDCDSTTPLAVASMNTAIQDIIMTASSMMFTCQQIALGSSSGSASNDEMAPHQHRQSRFPPPNSGSNRPVQGFYSTNTLDWYSETYNNSNCSNKDENRSVVNRVEGREELEGLSPKNYDIIELDAADLLAKYTHYCKVCGKGFKRDANLRMHMRAHGDEYKTSAALSNPMKNNNGSPSNKDSNLMKFPRKYSCPQEGCRWNQKHAKFQPLKSMICVKNHYKRSHCPKMYVCKRCNQKQFSVLSDLRTHEKHCGDQKWQCLCGTTFSRKDKLMGHVTLFVGHSPASKSLSKLVKEDRHQALLQMQ, encoded by the coding sequence ATGCTTTTAGGAACCACCACTTCTTCCTTCCCAAACGTCCCACATGGGGTGGAGGCATACTCTATGCCAGACGATGTCGTTTCCTCCTCTCTTGAAGGAAACTCCGCCGCAGAATCTCACCCAACCAGCTCTCTCCTCTACAGCTTCTCAATTCTCAAGGACAAGGTTCACCAGGTGCAGTCCCTCGTCAGCATCCTCATCTCCCCCGACTGTGACTCAACGACACCGCTAGCCGTCGCTAGCATGAACACCGCCATCCAAGATATCATCATGACAGCCTCCTCCATGATGTTCACCTGCCAACAAATAGCTCTCGGCTCGTCTTCGGGGAGCGCCAGCAACGACGAAATGGCGCCGCACCAGCACCGACAATCCCGCTTTCCTCCGCCCAACTCCGGCAGCAATCGGCCAGTGCAAGGCTTCTACTCCACCAACACGCTTGACTGGTACAGCGAAACCTACAACAACAGCAATTGCAGCAACAAGGATGAAAATCGAAGTGTTGTTAATAGGGTGGAAGGGAGAGAAGAATTAGAAGGGCTTTCCCCGAAGAACTACGACATCATTGAATTGGACGCAGCGGATTTGTTGGCAAAGTACACCCATTACTGCAAAGTTTGTGGGAAAGGATTCAAGAGAGACGCTAATTTGAGAATGCACATGAGAGCTCACGGAGATGAATACAAGACAAGCGCTGCTCTGAGCAACCCCATGAAGAATAACAATGGAAGCCCATCTAACAAAGACAGTAATTTGATGAAATTTCCGAGGAAATATTCGTGCCCGCAAGAAGGGTGTCGGTGGAATCAAAAGCATGCCAAGTTCCAGCCTCTGAAGTCCATGATTTGCGTGAAGAATCACTACAAGAGGAGCCATTGCCCGAAGATGTATGTTTGCAAGCGATGCAACCAGAAGCAGTTTTCTGTTCTGTCGGATTTAAGGACGCATGAGAAGCACTGTGGGGATCAGAAGTGGCAATGTTTGTGCGGTACCACATTTTCTAGGAAAGACAAACTCATGGGGCATGTTACTTTGTTCGTCGGCCACTCCCCGGCAAGTAAGTCTTTGTCAAAACTAGTAAAAGAAGACCGCCATCAAGCACTACTCCAAATGCAATAA